A stretch of Ipomoea triloba cultivar NCNSP0323 chromosome 11, ASM357664v1 DNA encodes these proteins:
- the LOC115996449 gene encoding kunitz trypsin inhibitor 5-like → MQKMKTSKNPILLSSLLLFCIFNFSFAADPVLDTAGQALLSGVNYYALSAGSGLKPTKGENNTCPFQVVQTLAAGDKGLPLRFSPVNSTGGAVLENADVTVEFVASDLTSGCPQSRVWLVQDLFVTTGGDGKGNGASLFTIVKYEDAYAFQFCPRAAGCSVVCPRLQCGYIGVQVVDGVRRLAFNRPPLKIVFQKA, encoded by the coding sequence ATGCAGAAAATGAAGACATCAAAAAACCCCATTTTGCTCTCCTCCCTTCTTCTCTTTTGCATCTTCAACTTTTCCTTTGCCGCCGACCCGGTGCTGGACACCGCCGGCCAGGCTCTCCTCTCCGGCGTCAATTATTACGCCTTATCTGCAGGGAGCGGCCTCAAGCCAACCAAGGGCGAAAACAACACCTGCCCTTTTCAGGTCGTCCAGACACTCGCCGCCGGCGACAAGGGACTCCCACTCCGGTTTTCGCCGGTGAATTCCACCGGCGGTGCTGTCCTTGAGAACGCCGACGTGACCGTGGAATTCGTGGCGTCGGATCTCACGTCGGGGTGCCCTCAGTCGAGGGTGTGGCTAGTCCAAGACCTTTTCGTGACGACGGGGGGAGATGGGAAGGGAAACGGAGCGAGCTTATTCACGATCGTCAAGTACGAGGATGCGTACGCGTTTCAGTTCTGTCCGAGAGCCGCAGGTTGCTCCGTCGTGTGCCCCAGGCTTCAGTGTGGATACATTGGTGTCCAGGTGGTCGACGGCGTAAGGCGTTTGGCTTTCAACCGTCCGCCATTGAAGATTGTATTCCAAAAGGCTTAG